The Klebsiella sp. RHBSTW-00484 genome includes a window with the following:
- a CDS encoding universal stress protein → MYKKILLPVDVFEMDLSDKAVRHAEFLASADEGEITLLNVLPNSSSSVLRGFAADIRKFEAYMREESEKKMKSLSRLFSIPAERIHSRVVFGNVRDEILAIGSHDDYDVIVIGSRKPGISTHLLGSNAESIIRYAKIPVLVIR, encoded by the coding sequence ATGTACAAAAAAATATTGTTGCCCGTAGACGTTTTTGAAATGGATTTAAGTGACAAAGCCGTTCGCCATGCGGAGTTTTTGGCCTCAGCGGATGAAGGTGAAATCACGCTGCTGAACGTATTGCCAAACAGCAGTAGCTCAGTTCTGCGCGGTTTCGCAGCCGATATTCGTAAATTTGAAGCATATATGCGGGAAGAGTCAGAGAAAAAGATGAAGTCGCTGTCCCGTCTGTTCTCAATTCCTGCTGAACGCATTCACTCCCGGGTCGTGTTTGGTAACGTGCGTGATGAAATCTTAGCGATCGGCAGTCATGATGACTATGACGTGATTGTGATTGGCTCGCGTAAACCGGGCATTTCTACTCATCTGTTGGGATCCAACGCCGAGTCGATTATTCGCTACGCTAAAATACCGGTTCTGGTGATTAGATAA
- a CDS encoding GntR family transcriptional regulator, which yields MAAESQLNPTQPVNQQIYRILRRDIVHCLIPPGTPLSEKEVSVRFDVSRQPVREAFIKLAENGLIQIRPQRGSYVNKISLSQVRNGCFVRQAIECAVVRRAAGMVNDEQLYQLEQNLNQQRAAVERQQLNDFFQLDDEFHQKLSQIADCQLAWDTVENIKATIDRVRYMSLDHVTPPDMMLRQHYDIFQPLVARNPDAVEKAMSLHLQEISESVLLVRQENSDWFSEE from the coding sequence ATGGCCGCAGAATCCCAACTGAATCCGACACAGCCTGTAAACCAGCAAATTTATCGTATCCTTCGTCGGGATATCGTCCATTGCCTGATCCCGCCCGGCACCCCACTGTCCGAAAAGGAAGTTTCCGTACGCTTTGACGTTTCTCGTCAGCCGGTACGTGAAGCCTTTATTAAACTGGCGGAAAACGGCCTGATTCAGATTCGCCCACAGCGCGGCAGCTATGTGAACAAGATTTCCCTCTCGCAGGTGCGTAATGGGTGTTTTGTCCGCCAGGCCATTGAATGCGCTGTGGTGCGCCGCGCCGCCGGGATGGTGAATGACGAACAGCTCTATCAGCTTGAGCAAAATCTCAATCAGCAGCGTGCGGCGGTCGAACGCCAACAGTTAAATGATTTCTTTCAGCTGGATGATGAATTTCACCAGAAGCTCTCGCAAATTGCCGACTGCCAATTAGCCTGGGATACCGTCGAAAATATTAAAGCCACCATTGACCGGGTGCGCTACATGAGTCTAGACCACGTCACGCCTCCCGATATGATGCTGCGCCAGCATTATGATATTTTCCAGCCGCTGGTCGCCCGTAACCCGGATGCCGTAGAAAAAGCGATGAGCCTGCATCTGCAGGAAATTAGTGAGTCCGTTCTGCTCGTACGTCAGGAAAATAGCGACTGGTTCAGCGAAGAGTAA
- a CDS encoding C4-dicarboxylate TRAP transporter substrate-binding protein, translated as MRDLNNKCKWLAKTVCVLPLLIAGVCSGAESLNVSTSLSPDDPIYKGLQSFKKNVESRTNGDIKIKLFSSGQLGADNELLQHAQAGSNVGVIVDGARLAQFVPEMAIIPAPFVFKDYQTLKTFINSPVFAQWSEKMAKNSGLTPLSFNWYQGARMLVTQKPVQKPEDLSGVRVRALEAPVTIETIKCMGGAPTPLSWSEIYSSIQTGVVDAAEAQPTAVYGSKLYEITKFITKTNHIHLMTGIIVSEKWLSTLTPEQQAILKEEAQKNGDIASDNTITAGDKMLAEMASKGMTISEVDVKPFVDACAYVPKKLGLESALEQVKSVIN; from the coding sequence ATGCGTGATTTAAATAATAAATGCAAATGGTTGGCCAAAACAGTCTGTGTATTGCCGTTATTGATTGCTGGCGTATGTAGCGGGGCTGAATCACTAAACGTAAGTACCTCTTTATCTCCTGATGACCCTATCTACAAGGGATTGCAGTCGTTTAAGAAAAACGTTGAGTCACGCACCAATGGTGACATTAAAATAAAGCTGTTTTCGAGCGGGCAGCTTGGGGCTGATAATGAACTGCTACAGCATGCCCAGGCAGGAAGTAACGTCGGCGTTATCGTTGATGGTGCCCGACTGGCACAATTTGTACCGGAAATGGCCATTATCCCAGCACCTTTTGTTTTTAAAGATTACCAGACGCTGAAAACTTTTATTAACAGTCCTGTTTTCGCTCAATGGAGTGAAAAGATGGCGAAAAACTCAGGGCTCACGCCGCTATCATTTAACTGGTATCAGGGCGCTCGTATGCTGGTGACGCAGAAACCGGTGCAGAAACCCGAAGATTTATCCGGTGTGAGAGTTCGTGCACTGGAAGCGCCGGTAACCATCGAAACGATTAAATGTATGGGGGGCGCGCCGACGCCTCTATCCTGGTCTGAAATTTACTCATCGATCCAAACCGGTGTTGTTGATGCCGCTGAAGCGCAACCTACCGCGGTATATGGTTCTAAATTATATGAAATCACAAAATTCATCACCAAAACAAACCATATACATTTGATGACCGGCATTATTGTTTCAGAAAAATGGTTATCCACGTTAACGCCTGAACAGCAAGCGATCCTGAAAGAAGAAGCACAGAAGAACGGCGATATTGCTTCCGATAATACCATTACCGCCGGGGACAAAATGCTGGCGGAAATGGCGAGCAAAGGAATGACGATATCTGAGGTTGATGTTAAGCCTTTTGTTGATGCCTGCGCCTATGTGCCGAAAAAACTGGGTCTTGAATCTGCACTTGAACAGGTAAAAAGCGTTATTAATTAA
- a CDS encoding TRAP transporter large permease, translating into MLLIVGMPVGMVIAISSLSYFFTADFLPVGIAFQKFSAPTQSFPILATPLFLLVGNLLNKSGVTHRLLDFARIISGWMVGGLAQINVLLACLLGGVSGSATADAAMQARVLGLPMVARGYPKAFSAVVIAFSSLITATIPPSILLILYGFVGNVSIGKLFIAGIFPGLLLTIIIMVTNYILARRMNIKPEMASLPNRKEVWLSFKNSFWALMFPVVLIVVIRLGIFTTTEAGAFIVLYAFVIGRYVYKALDNATLWEVLKETISDIGVVMLLIMSAAILGHITILDQIPQQLAEAIIEITENRYGILVLLLALIAVAGMLFDGSVIILLLTPILLPIAVEAGFDPIHFGLVFVVLTLLGANTPPVGICMYTVCGILNCSTVAFVRASIPYLIAFFVFIAMLVIFPSITLFLPQTLM; encoded by the coding sequence GTGTTATTGATTGTTGGCATGCCGGTAGGGATGGTTATCGCGATATCCAGCCTGAGCTATTTTTTTACCGCTGATTTTCTGCCAGTCGGTATTGCTTTTCAAAAATTTTCTGCGCCGACGCAATCTTTTCCTATTCTGGCAACGCCGTTATTTCTCCTTGTTGGGAATTTACTGAATAAATCAGGTGTTACCCATCGTCTACTCGATTTTGCCCGCATCATCTCGGGATGGATGGTCGGTGGTCTGGCGCAGATCAACGTGCTTTTGGCGTGTTTACTGGGGGGCGTTTCTGGTTCAGCTACCGCAGATGCGGCGATGCAGGCGCGTGTCCTGGGTTTACCGATGGTCGCTCGCGGATATCCGAAAGCGTTTAGCGCCGTGGTTATTGCGTTTAGTTCGTTGATAACGGCGACCATTCCACCGAGTATCCTGCTGATCTTGTATGGTTTTGTCGGCAACGTTTCCATTGGAAAACTGTTTATTGCTGGGATTTTTCCGGGATTGCTGCTAACTATCATTATTATGGTGACAAACTATATTCTTGCCCGGCGCATGAATATTAAGCCGGAAATGGCTTCGTTACCAAACAGGAAAGAGGTTTGGCTGAGTTTTAAAAACAGCTTCTGGGCACTCATGTTCCCGGTTGTTTTAATTGTTGTTATTCGGTTGGGTATTTTTACTACCACGGAAGCAGGCGCGTTTATTGTTTTATACGCCTTTGTTATTGGCCGCTATGTCTATAAAGCCCTTGATAACGCCACGTTATGGGAAGTTCTGAAGGAAACCATTAGCGATATCGGCGTCGTTATGCTGCTGATTATGTCTGCGGCGATTCTTGGGCATATCACTATTCTCGATCAAATTCCGCAGCAGCTCGCCGAGGCCATCATCGAGATTACGGAAAACCGTTATGGTATTCTGGTCCTGCTATTGGCTTTAATTGCGGTTGCGGGGATGTTGTTTGATGGTAGCGTTATTATATTACTCCTGACCCCCATTTTATTGCCCATCGCGGTTGAGGCTGGATTTGATCCGATACATTTCGGTTTGGTTTTTGTGGTGCTCACCTTATTGGGAGCCAATACGCCCCCGGTGGGGATCTGTATGTATACCGTTTGCGGGATCTTAAACTGCAGTACGGTCGCGTTTGTCAGAGCTTCAATTCCTTATCTGATCGCATTCTTTGTATTCATTGCGATGCTGGTGATCTTTCCGTCTATTACTTTGTTCCTGCCGCAGACACTGATGTAA
- a CDS encoding MFS transporter: MTTVKNERTTSDLIRAAVSGWLGTALEFMDFQLYSLGAALVFHEIFFPEQSAAMALILAMGTYGAGYIARIVGAFFFGKMGDSIGRKKVLFITITMMGICTTLIGVLPTYAQVGILAPVLLVTLRIVQGLGAGAEISGAGTMLAEYAPKGKRGIISSLVAMGTNCGTLSATAIWAVMFFVLDREQLVAWGWRIPFLASVVVMIFAIWLRLNLKESPVFEQVSEGNVLQEETAANENTFGAMLKSKSFWLATGLRFGQAGNSGLLQTFLAGYLVQTLLFDKGIPTDALMISSVIGFITIPFLGWLSDKIGRRVPYIIINISAIILAYPMLSIIVDKSYSASTIMASLIVIHNVAVLGLFALENITMAELFGSRNRFTRMAISKEAGGLVAVGFGPVLAGIFCNMTGSWMPIVIMLVCYSIIGLISAILMPEVRDRDLSLLNDAADCTPEKKSVGNGQYI; the protein is encoded by the coding sequence ATGACTACAGTTAAAAATGAGAGAACAACATCAGATCTCATTCGTGCAGCCGTATCTGGTTGGTTAGGTACCGCGCTGGAGTTTATGGACTTCCAGCTCTATTCTCTTGGCGCGGCGCTGGTTTTTCATGAAATATTTTTCCCTGAGCAATCAGCCGCTATGGCGCTTATTCTGGCAATGGGGACTTATGGCGCAGGATATATTGCGCGCATCGTCGGGGCATTCTTTTTTGGTAAGATGGGCGACAGTATAGGGCGTAAAAAAGTTCTCTTTATTACGATCACTATGATGGGGATTTGTACTACCCTGATTGGCGTTCTGCCAACTTATGCTCAGGTCGGTATTTTAGCACCGGTATTGCTGGTTACTTTACGTATTGTACAGGGGTTAGGCGCCGGGGCTGAAATTTCCGGAGCCGGTACCATGCTGGCAGAATATGCGCCAAAAGGTAAACGCGGAATTATCTCTTCGCTGGTCGCAATGGGAACCAACTGCGGAACGTTAAGCGCCACGGCTATCTGGGCGGTCATGTTCTTCGTCCTGGACCGTGAACAGCTCGTTGCGTGGGGATGGCGTATTCCGTTCCTGGCAAGCGTTGTGGTGATGATTTTTGCTATCTGGTTACGTCTGAACCTGAAAGAAAGCCCGGTGTTTGAACAGGTTAGTGAAGGAAATGTTTTGCAGGAAGAGACTGCGGCCAATGAGAACACTTTCGGTGCGATGCTGAAAAGTAAGTCCTTCTGGCTGGCGACGGGTCTGCGCTTTGGGCAAGCGGGTAACTCCGGCTTACTGCAAACATTCCTCGCAGGTTATCTGGTACAAACGTTATTGTTTGATAAAGGTATACCCACTGACGCATTAATGATTAGCTCGGTTATTGGCTTTATCACCATTCCTTTCCTGGGATGGCTATCAGATAAAATTGGTCGTCGCGTTCCTTACATTATCATCAATATTTCGGCGATTATTCTGGCTTACCCGATGCTGTCGATAATTGTAGATAAGAGCTATAGCGCAAGCACTATTATGGCATCATTAATTGTGATTCATAATGTGGCGGTGTTAGGTCTGTTTGCTCTGGAAAATATCACCATGGCCGAGCTTTTCGGCTCCCGTAATCGCTTTACCCGTATGGCGATTTCGAAAGAGGCCGGTGGTTTAGTTGCAGTAGGGTTTGGTCCTGTACTGGCTGGTATTTTCTGTAATATGACCGGCTCATGGATGCCTATCGTTATTATGCTGGTTTGTTATTCAATCATTGGTTTAATTTCTGCCATTCTGATGCCAGAAGTCCGCGACCGTGATCTGAGTTTGCTCAATGATGCTGCCGATTGCACGCCAGAGAAAAAATCGGTCGGCAACGGGCAATATATTTGA
- a CDS encoding Zn-dependent oxidoreductase, producing the protein MKSIVIRQPNELVIEERPIPQPAAGEVRVKVKLAGICGSDSHIYRGHNPFAKYPRVIGHEFFGEIDAVGEGVTDKAVGQRVSVDPVISCGHCYPCSVGKPNVCTSLVVLGVHRDGGFSEYAVVPAKNAWLVPDTVSDRHAVMIEPFTIAANVTGHVSPTDQDVALVYGAGPMGLTTIQVLKRVYRVKQVIVVDRIDERLQMAQRNGADWVINNGEEPLSETLKEKGIQPTLIIDAACHPTILQEAVTLASPAARIVLMGFSTEPSQVVQQGITGKELSIFSSRLNANKFPVVIDWLEQGLINPEELITHEFAYQHVVDALELFENDRKRCCKVLLTFGQ; encoded by the coding sequence ATGAAAAGTATTGTGATTCGTCAACCTAACGAGTTAGTGATTGAAGAGCGTCCAATTCCGCAACCTGCGGCAGGGGAAGTACGGGTCAAAGTGAAACTGGCGGGAATATGCGGTTCCGATAGTCATATTTATCGCGGACACAATCCGTTTGCTAAATATCCGCGCGTGATAGGGCATGAATTTTTCGGCGAGATTGATGCGGTTGGTGAAGGTGTCACCGATAAAGCCGTTGGTCAGCGTGTGAGCGTTGACCCGGTGATTAGCTGCGGTCATTGCTATCCTTGCTCAGTGGGAAAACCAAACGTCTGTACCTCGTTGGTGGTGCTGGGCGTTCATCGGGATGGCGGTTTTAGCGAGTACGCCGTCGTGCCGGCTAAAAATGCCTGGTTGGTACCGGATACGGTTTCTGACCGACATGCGGTGATGATCGAACCTTTCACCATTGCGGCTAACGTTACCGGGCATGTCTCGCCGACTGACCAGGATGTTGCGCTGGTTTACGGAGCAGGGCCGATGGGCCTGACCACTATCCAGGTGCTGAAACGGGTGTACCGCGTCAAGCAGGTGATTGTGGTTGACCGCATTGATGAACGTCTGCAGATGGCACAGCGCAACGGGGCCGATTGGGTTATCAATAATGGTGAGGAGCCGTTATCTGAAACGCTGAAAGAGAAAGGAATACAGCCGACGCTGATTATTGACGCCGCCTGTCATCCGACTATTTTGCAAGAAGCCGTCACGTTAGCCTCACCGGCGGCAAGAATTGTGTTGATGGGATTCTCAACAGAACCATCTCAGGTTGTGCAACAGGGTATTACCGGGAAAGAGCTGTCTATTTTCTCGTCACGCCTGAATGCCAATAAATTCCCGGTGGTAATTGATTGGTTAGAGCAAGGATTAATTAATCCAGAGGAACTCATTACTCACGAATTTGCGTATCAACATGTTGTTGATGCACTGGAACTTTTTGAGAATGACAGAAAACGTTGCTGTAAGGTTTTATTAACCTTCGGTCAATAA
- a CDS encoding mannitol dehydrogenase family protein, with protein MENTLLTANATLPSYDRNRLVPRIVHLGFGAFHRAHQAVYADILATEHGSDWGYTEVNLIGGEQQIADLQQQDLLYTVAEMSADAWTARVVGVVKQAMHAQVDGLESVLAKMCEPQVAIVSLTITEKGYCHSPASGELQLDHPLIVADLQNPHQPKSAPGVVVEALARRKAAGLAAFSVMSCDNMPENGHVMRNVVCSYARAVDADLAEWIVHNVTFPSTMVDRIVPAVTADTLDKIEQLTGVRDLAGVACEPFRQWVIEDNFVAGRPKWEKAGAELVSDVLPFEEMKLRMLNGSHSFLAYLGYLAGYQHINDCMLDDNYRRAAHALMLNEQAPTLKVQGVDLARYAGLLIDRYSNPALQHRTWQIAMDGSQKLPQRMLDSIRWHLAHGSDFTLLAMGVAGWMRYVSGVDEQGQAIEISDPLLPVIAETVRNSEEGEGRVKALLGIEAIFGQTLVQEGHFVDAVTNAYLALQKHGAKATVAAWAQAN; from the coding sequence ATGGAAAACACGCTTTTAACAGCTAACGCCACGCTGCCTTCTTACGATCGCAACCGGCTCGTTCCGCGCATCGTTCACCTGGGATTTGGCGCGTTCCACCGCGCCCACCAGGCGGTGTATGCCGACATTCTGGCAACAGAGCACGGCAGCGACTGGGGTTATACCGAAGTGAATTTAATCGGCGGCGAGCAACAGATTGCCGACCTGCAACAGCAGGATTTGCTGTATACCGTCGCCGAGATGTCGGCAGATGCCTGGACTGCTCGCGTTGTCGGCGTAGTGAAGCAGGCAATGCACGCCCAGGTGGATGGTCTGGAAAGCGTGCTGGCGAAAATGTGTGAACCGCAGGTCGCCATTGTCTCATTGACCATTACTGAAAAAGGTTACTGTCATTCACCAGCGAGCGGTGAACTACAGCTGGATCACCCGCTGATTGTCGCCGACTTGCAAAATCCGCATCAGCCTAAATCGGCTCCGGGTGTGGTTGTGGAAGCTTTGGCACGACGTAAGGCGGCTGGACTGGCCGCATTTAGCGTCATGTCCTGCGATAACATGCCGGAAAATGGCCACGTGATGCGTAATGTCGTTTGTTCCTATGCCCGCGCGGTTGATGCCGATCTCGCTGAATGGATTGTGCACAATGTTACTTTCCCATCCACGATGGTTGACCGCATCGTGCCTGCCGTTACAGCGGATACGCTGGACAAAATTGAACAACTCACCGGCGTGCGCGATCTTGCTGGTGTCGCCTGTGAACCGTTCCGCCAGTGGGTTATTGAGGATAACTTTGTTGCCGGTCGTCCGAAATGGGAAAAAGCGGGCGCTGAACTGGTATCCGACGTGCTGCCGTTTGAAGAGATGAAGCTGCGTATGCTCAACGGTAGCCACTCCTTCCTGGCTTACCTGGGTTATCTGGCCGGTTATCAGCATATTAACGACTGTATGCTGGACGACAACTATCGCCGTGCCGCGCATGCGCTGATGCTGAATGAACAGGCTCCGACGCTGAAAGTACAGGGCGTAGATCTAGCGCGTTACGCAGGTTTGCTTATCGACCGTTACAGCAATCCGGCGTTGCAGCACCGCACCTGGCAGATAGCGATGGACGGTAGTCAGAAGCTGCCACAGCGGATGCTGGATTCGATTCGTTGGCATCTGGCACATGGCAGCGACTTTACTCTGCTGGCGATGGGCGTTGCGGGCTGGATGCGCTACGTCAGCGGCGTTGATGAGCAGGGACAGGCAATTGAAATTTCGGACCCGTTGCTGCCGGTGATTGCCGAGACCGTGCGCAACAGCGAAGAAGGTGAAGGGCGAGTGAAGGCATTGCTGGGTATTGAGGCCATTTTCGGTCAGACTCTGGTACAGGAAGGCCACTTTGTCGATGCGGTCACTAACGCCTATTTAGCGTTGCAAAAACACGGTGCAAAAGCCACCGTTGCTGCGTGGGCCCAGGCCAACTAA
- the uxaC gene encoding glucuronate isomerase: MPLVNASFMINNAPGVKLYNEVAKSLPIIDYHCHLDARDIYENKSFNHITDLWLEGDHYKWRAMRANGIDERYITGDASADEKFRAWALTVESCFGNPLYHWTHLELHAYFGCEETLNSQNWQRIMAHCNALIEKKEFSPQELIKRSNVEVICTTDSLLDTLHFHQQLKNESNFEVKVLPTFRPDELFVADTHAFSLFIDRFSQVSGFAIKTFNDFDKAIGQRIDHFHQVGCRISDHGPQFICWNCATQSEVESIFCRKRQGKKLTTDEQTSLNSAIYLLLARHYKQRDWAMQIHFGAIRDNNSTMFSRLGQNKGFDSIMDQSLLAVHLNQFLDALARNNALPKIIFYNLNANDNDIVASTMANFQTADNGVKSPLQLGSGWWFNDTRRGMENQLNTLADQGLLMHFVGMLTDSRSFVSYTRHDYFRRIVCNLIGEWVARGEVPDDQEILSRMVRNICHDNAERYFRF; encoded by the coding sequence ATGCCGCTAGTTAACGCTTCGTTTATGATCAACAATGCACCCGGTGTGAAACTTTACAATGAGGTGGCAAAATCGTTGCCGATTATTGATTATCATTGTCACCTTGATGCCAGAGATATTTATGAAAATAAATCTTTCAACCATATAACAGATCTATGGCTGGAGGGCGATCACTATAAATGGCGAGCGATGCGCGCCAACGGTATTGATGAGCGATATATTACTGGCGATGCCAGCGCAGATGAAAAATTCCGCGCATGGGCGTTGACGGTCGAATCCTGCTTTGGCAATCCGTTATATCACTGGACGCATCTTGAGCTGCACGCCTATTTCGGTTGTGAAGAAACGCTAAACAGCCAGAACTGGCAGAGAATCATGGCGCACTGCAATGCGCTCATTGAAAAAAAAGAGTTTTCACCTCAAGAACTCATTAAGCGGTCAAATGTTGAAGTTATCTGCACCACGGATTCGCTTCTCGACACTTTGCACTTCCATCAGCAGTTAAAGAATGAGTCCAACTTTGAAGTGAAAGTATTACCGACTTTTCGTCCCGATGAGCTTTTCGTCGCTGATACCCATGCGTTTAGCCTGTTTATCGACAGATTCTCGCAGGTCAGCGGTTTTGCCATCAAAACGTTTAATGATTTTGATAAAGCTATAGGTCAACGTATTGACCATTTCCATCAGGTCGGTTGCCGTATTTCCGATCATGGGCCGCAGTTTATTTGCTGGAATTGCGCAACGCAGTCAGAAGTAGAGTCAATTTTTTGCAGAAAACGGCAAGGAAAAAAACTCACCACAGATGAGCAGACGAGTTTAAACAGTGCGATCTATCTTCTTTTAGCCCGCCATTACAAGCAGCGTGATTGGGCGATGCAAATTCATTTCGGGGCGATTCGTGATAACAACAGTACGATGTTCTCACGTTTAGGGCAAAATAAAGGGTTTGATTCGATAATGGATCAGTCTCTGCTTGCGGTACATCTGAACCAGTTTCTCGACGCCCTGGCACGCAATAATGCATTACCAAAAATCATTTTCTACAATCTTAACGCCAATGATAACGATATTGTCGCCTCGACGATGGCCAACTTTCAGACTGCGGATAATGGTGTGAAATCGCCTTTGCAGTTGGGTTCCGGCTGGTGGTTTAACGACACCCGTCGCGGTATGGAGAACCAGTTAAATACGCTGGCCGATCAGGGGTTGCTGATGCATTTTGTCGGTATGCTTACGGATTCGCGTAGTTTTGTCTCTTATACCCGTCACGACTATTTCCGACGAATTGTTTGTAACCTTATTGGTGAATGGGTTGCCCGCGGAGAAGTGCCTGACGATCAGGAGATTTTATCCCGGATGGTCAGAAATATTTGTCATGATAATGCCGAGCGTTACTTCAGATTCTGA
- a CDS encoding TRAP transporter small permease yields the protein MKVFRQFELAFARIGLVAIVIIILAGGVGRAIGHPLIWSLEIAMVIFAWISMFAIDYAFQTRRHIGIDAVVNFFPQKLKRVCLWGNEIIILGFLLCGVWYGFNFVITTHLQVLPVTELSLAWLNSAVPTGCLLMLFTSLEFLFGGCQEKQQKNEVEICS from the coding sequence ATGAAAGTTTTTCGCCAGTTTGAACTCGCATTCGCGCGTATTGGCTTAGTTGCAATCGTTATTATTATTCTTGCCGGGGGCGTGGGGCGTGCTATCGGTCATCCTCTTATTTGGTCGTTAGAAATTGCCATGGTTATTTTTGCGTGGATCAGTATGTTTGCTATTGATTACGCGTTCCAGACCCGGCGCCATATTGGTATTGATGCCGTAGTTAATTTTTTCCCGCAAAAATTAAAAAGAGTATGTTTGTGGGGGAATGAAATTATTATTCTTGGCTTTTTATTATGTGGCGTCTGGTACGGTTTTAACTTCGTTATCACCACACATCTTCAGGTTCTGCCGGTTACTGAGTTATCTCTGGCCTGGTTGAATAGCGCAGTACCTACTGGATGTCTGCTTATGCTTTTTACCTCGCTGGAGTTTTTATTCGGCGGTTGTCAGGAAAAACAGCAAAAAAATGAGGTCGAGATATGCTCTTAA